A region of the Callithrix jacchus isolate 240 chromosome 5, calJac240_pri, whole genome shotgun sequence genome:
cccacccatgGTCCCCACATCCCAGCCTGCCCTATCCCAGGAcccagggcagggagggctgTGGCATGCAGGAGGGGTCTGGGCACCCTTTCTCCAGCACCATCCTCCCCCACACCAGCTCAGTGTCCACTCCCCTGCCGAGGAACAGGGTCCCCAGGAGGCAGGTATGACAGAGTCACTGATCAGCTTGCCAGGACATCTGTAGTAATGAGGGAAGCCAAGACCCAGACATGCCCCCAGAGTGACTAAGAGACAGCTCTTGGGTCACTCAAAGCAGTGGACAATCCTAAACAATGTACAAccccaaaataattttctgtctggctttGGAGTATATTTTGGTCTTTCCAGGTTGCAAGGGGTGGCTCTGACATTCAGGGAACTCATTATTTCTGTGAAATGACAGAGCCCTGAGATAGGCTTCTGTCTTCTAGGACAGACAGAAAAGGGAAAGGGCTCTGAAGCCTGAAGGAGGGAGCTGGACCAACAGGCCTGTCCCTTTGTTGGCTGGTGGCCAGCTATGGTCAGCAGCCACAATCACCATGGCCAATATAATTACAGATGCTTGAGCCAGGCATTGTGCCAACCACTTTAAGCTCACTGCCTGCTTCTTAAGAACCCTGTAAGATAATCAGATACTATCATCATcgttcccattttgcagatgagaatacTGAAGATCAGAGAGGATAAGTAACTTGCACAAGGTCCCGCAGCTATTAAGTGGTAGAGTCTGGAATCAAAGGCAGGACTGTCACTCCAAAGaccatatccttttttttttttttttgagatggagtttcgctcttgttaccaggctggagtgcaatggcacaatctcagctcaccgcaacctccgcctcctgggttcaggcaattctcctgcctcagcctgccgagtagctgggattacaggcgcgcgccaccatgcccagctaatttgttgtattttgagtagagacggggtttcaccatgttgaccaggatggtctcgatctcttgacctcgtgatccaccggcctcggcctcccaaagtgctgggattacaggcgtgagccaccgcgcccggcccaaaagaCCATATCCTTATCCAAGGAAATGAACGAAATCTTAATGGGGCAGGCCCCAATTTCTGGCAACAGAAGGCCACGGGAAAGAGAGGTGAAGGGACCTAGACTGTGGCCAGGGATCCAAGGAAGGTGAATAGTTTGCGCGCTGACACCCAAAAGGGGCACCCCAACGGAGGGTGGGGCTCTGGGGTCTTCTCAAGGCCCGGGGCAGGTGGAACGCGGGTGCCCCACTCACATTGATGGATGGCCAGGACTGCGCGTGCTCGGCGTGGGTGTAGGCGGTGGCGGCGGGCGACTCCGGGATGGGGAACCCTGCGCAGAAGGACGCACAGCGGATGGTGCCCACCTCTGGGCTGGGCGGGCTGGTGGGCACAGCCCACTCGTCCTCCTCCGAAGGCTGCTTCTCGAAGCGCAGCCGGATGCCCTCGAAGGCGCGCCGCGGGCTGAGTGGCCTGCCAGGGCCATAGAGCTCGCCGCCGTAGGCCCGGGGCTTGGGGAGCGTGGCCGCCTCGGCCTGCAGCCAGGGCGGGGAGGCGCCCGCATAGGCCGCGCCCTCCACCAGCTCGGAGTAGCTGCGGCGGCTCTGGAAGCCGGCCTTCACGTGGTGACTGGGCGGCTTGGCATAGGCATGCTCCGCCAGCGTCCTCTCCCCCGGCGGGGGCGGCCGGGGCTGCGGGGCCGGGCAGCTGGGGGGCACCGGGGAGCGGCGCTGCGGGCTGGGGGACTGGCACGGTGGCGGCACCGGCGAGCGGCGCTGCGGGACGGGCGACGGGCAGGAGGGCGAGGCTGGTGAGCGGCGCTGCTGCGGTGAGGGGCATGGGGGCACGGGAGAGCGGCGCTGGGGCACGGGGGACTGGCACGGTGGGCACGGGGGCGCCGCTCGGGCAGGCGGAGAGGGGGAGGGGCACTGGGGGGCCGGGGAGTGGCGCTGCGACAGCGGCGAGTGCCTCTGGCCTGTAAGAGAAACCGGGACAGGGTCGGGGGACAAAAGTGCAGAGAGAAGACCTCAGAACTGAGGCGGCGGCGACTTGCCCGAACCCATGCCCATCCATTCCAGGCCACAGGAAAGGAACTAGAGGGTGGTGCCCAGGACCAAGATGGTTGCCATGGCTACCCGGTCTTTCTCGGGGTCCCGCGGCGGcctccccctgccctgccccgccccatCTTACCGCCACTCCGGGCCTGCTCCTGCAACAGAGTCCTCAAGATTCTCCCCTGCAGGGAACTCAACTCCCGAAGCCGGCCCAGCTCCTCCGTCAGCTCCGTGTAGGCCAGCGCCAAATTCACCCTGAAGTCAGAGGGCagtggggaagaagagagggacaGTGGGTCTACCACCCCAGCTGTGGAGGAAGAACTGGCTCTGCCCCAGCATCTGGCCCCACCGTGCTACCTCCCACCGGCAGGGCCCTCCGATCCCAACTGCAGAAATCCTCCCTACCTTTAAGGTCCAGCTCAAAAGCCACCTCTTCCAGGGAGCCTCCCTCTGCATCCTGAGACCCATTCCCTGGgctagggcagtggttctcagcctaAGTGCAGGGACAGGGAGCAGAGAGATTCCAAGGGCTCCCTGAATCCCTGCATGCATTAGGCACTGTCGGTGGTCTGAACACAGCTCATACAAGTATGTGTGAATGTTTTTCTAATCAGCGCAAAAGTTGTAATGATGAATTAAAGCACAGATTCATCAAAAAGCTGCACTGAATTTATAGTAGCTTCTGCCACTGTGAATTTTCTCAAGCAGTGCATACTAAAAGTGTTATAAGTAGAATCTGTATACTGGGAGTGGGATCCATGAAGAGTCCTCATCTTTGAAAAGGTTGGGGACCCTGCTGCAGAGAATAGCTGGTTCCATAAGTGAAGATGGTTTCCTGCCTGGTGGAGGTGCTAACTGATAAACTTCACCCCAAGCCAGCCCCATTCCATGTGCACTGCTCCTGGCTCGACCTCAGAGCTGCCTCTGGGCTCTTTGCAGCCTCGCCCCTTCCAGGACCTTGCTGTACAAGTCCACCAGGCCCTTCACACTGAGATCTTTGTGAACACCTGCTGTTCACTGCACACTTGCAGGGAGTGCCAGTCACACCGGGCACTTTTCAAAGGCTGCCTTGTTCTAGAACTTTATGGGGAGTTCCTAGAACTTTATGGGTGAGGATTACatcactgtatttatttatttacttatttatttattgagatggagttctgctgttgttacccagactggagtgcaatagaacgatctcggctcaccgcaacctccgcctcctggattcaagcaattctcctgcctcagcctcccgagtagctgggactacaggtgcacaccaccatgcccagctaatttttgtatttttagtagagatggggtttcaccttgttgaccaggatggtctcgatctcttgacctcatgatccacccgcctcggcctcccaaagtgctgggattataggcgtgagccaccacgcctggccaggtcACTGTATTTATATTGCCAGCACCTTGTCCAGGACCTGGAACCCAGCAGGTGTTCAATAAGTGGATGATGCATTTGAGCCTCtccctccatttttctttctccctccctgcttcctatTCAGGCATCTTGGGCACCCACCCTCATGGAGCTGGAACAGACTTGGCAAGGAGCCTCACTCACTTCCTttgcccttcccttctctctagGTCACTTGCAACCCAGAACCATGGAAGGTCATCACTCCACTGCCCTCTGCTTTCTCCTGGTGTGGCCTGCATGGCCCCAGGAGCCCTCTCAGACCTCATGGGAGGCTCTGCCATGCCCTTAGGTCCTGCCTTCATCACTGTTCTAAGTGTGAACGAGCCCTGAATCTCCCTGAAGGCAGAGATTTAGGTTTCTTTGGCTCTCCCAACCTCCAGCTCCAGAAGGGACTCCGGAACTGAGTGGAAGCTGGAGCTGGAAGGAAATACCAGGTGTCACTCCAGACAGATTTCCTCCCAGGGGAGGTCTTGTTTCAGGACAGAGAGGTCAAGAGGGCCCAGTTCTAAAGCCTGGAGGACACTGTCCCCACCCCATAGTGATGCACATGTGGATGTGAGAGCGTGGAGGCAGGTGAGAGGCCAGGCTGATGAATGAGAAAAGGGGTGAGTGAacgtaggggtgtgtgtgtgtgtgtaaccctaaaggagaggaggggaagtcATGAGGTTAGGGCTTCAGAAGGCAGGGCTCCCTGCTCTCGCTCACTGGCTCTCTCTTACTAATCCTGGGGCAGAAACTGTCCCTCCCACAAGACTATTTTTAACCCATTTGGGCCAAAGCCAAATTACTGCAAATGGGCCAGGTCTCTGAGAGACAGCCGTCTTCTCAGGGAGGGAGAGTCCTCACCACCCATCTGATGGTGGGTAGGGCTGGGCAGACAGAGGGGAAGGAGTCCCAGAAGCTGCTGCTGAGACCCTGCAGCCTCCATCCCATCACATCTCAGCCCTCATTTTTGCTAAATGTGTCCTGTGCCCCCTCACCCTCAGCTTATGGGTCTGTGGGAAGAAATGGCATCTCCCCCATCAGACTGGGAGGGCCAGGTGTGTCCCACATCAAATCAGGGACTCCCCAGAGGAAGGCTCCCCCTCCAGACCGGAGGACACCTGAGGGCAAGAGCTCAGACTGGGGGCTT
Encoded here:
- the TBKBP1 gene encoding TANK-binding kinase 1-binding protein 1 isoform X2; amino-acid sequence: MESMFEDDISILTQEALGPSEVWLDGPGDPSLGGDMCSASHFALITAYGDIKERLGGLERENATLRRRLKVYEIKYPLISDFGEEHGFSLYEIKDGSLLEVEKVSLQQRLNQFQHELQKNKEQEEQLGEMIQAYEKLCVEKSDLETELGEMRALVETHLRQICGLEQQLRQQQGLRDAAFSNLSPPAAPTPPCADLDLHYLALRGGSGLSHAGWPSSTPSVSDLERRRLEEALEAAQGEARGAQLREEQLQAECERLQGELKQLQETRAQDLASNQSERDMAWVKRVGDDQLRTTALAQGMGLRMQREAPWKRWLLSWTLKGEFGAGLHGADGGAGPASGVEFPAGENLEDSVAGAGPEWRPEALAAVAAPLPGPPVPLPLSACPSGAPVPTVPVPRAPAPLSRAPMPLTAAAPLTSLALLPVARPAAPLAGAATVPVPQPAAPLPGAPQLPGPAAPAAPAGGEDAGGACLCQAAQSPREGRLPEPPQLLRAGGGRGLCGRLPALAAGRGGHAPQAPGLRRRALWPWQATQPAARLRGHPAALREAAFGGGRVGCAHQPAQPRGGHHPLCVLLRRVPHPGVARRHRLHPRRARAVLAIHQFAYGDSGL